The [Pantoea] beijingensis genomic sequence GCTCGTGATATGGCGCTGATCGGTCAGTCGTTGATCCGCGACGTACCGGAGGAATATGCGGTCTACAGAGAAAAAGAGTTCACCTTTAATAATATCCGTCAGTTAAACCGTAACGGTTTACTGTGGGATACCAACCTGAATGTTGATGGCATTAAGACCGGCCATACTAATGCGGCAGGCTTTAACCTTGTTGCTTCAGCCACCGAAGGACAGATGCGCCTGATTTCCGCCGTTATGGGCGGTCATACTTTTAAAGGCCGTGAAACTGAAAGTAAGAAACTACTGACTTGGGGTTTCCGCTTTTTTGAGACAGTTGCACCACTGAAGGCAGGTAAAGAATTTGCCTCTGAACCGGTATGGTTTGGTGACAGCGATCGCGTGGCCCTCGGTGTAGAAAAAGATGCGTATTTGACTATTCCTCGCGGTCGGATGAAAGATCTCAAAGCCAGTTACGTTCTGACTAACACCGAATTGCATGCTCCTTTGCAGAAAAATCAAGTCGTCGGCAACATCAACTTTCAGTTAGACGGCAAGACGATTGAACAACGTCCGCTGGTAGTACTGAACGACGTTAAAGAAGGCAACTTCTTTGGTCGAATTGTTGATTATATTAAACTGATGTTCCACCACTGGTTCGGCTAAGTACGCGACACTGCCTCTGTAGTTAATTTGACCTCTCCTATCAAGCCGGTGCCCCCCGGGAGCTTACACAGTAAGTGACTGGGGGAGACGGCGCAGGTAACAAAGAGGCAGCCTGAAGGATGACGTAAGATACACTAAATCATTCTGGTTGCGTCGAGGCGACAAGCCGGTGCACCCCGGGAGCTTACACCCGTAAGTGACTGGGGGAGACGGCGCAGGTAACAAAGAGGCAGCCTGAAGGATGACGTGTATTACTTGATAAAGATGAATGCTACCCTCATATAATCATCATTAAGCTCACGCTCTACGGCGGGAGCCCTCGTTTCAGTGCATCGGAGTTATAATGAAAACCAAACTTAATGAACTGCTTGAGTTCCCCTGCTCATTTACCTATAAAGTCATGGGGTTGGCGCAGCCAGAGTTGGTTGACCACGTCGTTGAAGTTGTCCAGCGCCACGCGCCCGGAGACTATTCACCGGATGTTAAACCTAGCAGCAAAGGGAACTACCACTCTGTTTCCATCACGATTACAGCCACGCATATTGAACAGGTTGAAACGTTGTATGAAGAGTTGGGCCAAATTGAAATTGTTCGCATGGTGCTGTAATCCTGGCATCACCGACCGGGCGAGCCCTGCTTGCCCCCCTATTTTTTAACCGGATCGCGTATTTTGTATCAGGACACTATCATCATCCGCCAGTTAGGCTTGCGCGCATGGGAACCCGTCTCACTTGCGATGCATCAGTTTACCCATGAACGTGATACTTCAACTCCCGATGAATTATGGCTGGTTGAGCATCCCCCTCTGTTTACTCAGGGCCAGGCGGGTAAAGCGGAGCATCTTTTGATGACGGGTGATATTCCTGTTGTTCAGAGCGATCGCGGGGGACAGGTAACTTACCATGGCCCTGGTCAACAAGTGATGTATGTCATGATTGATTTAAAGCGTCGTAAACTGGGCGTTCGTCAGTTAGTAACGGCAATTGAACAGACCGTGATTAATACCCTTGCCTGGTTTAGCGTAACAGCCTACGCACGTCCGGATGCACCAGGAGTCTACGTAGACGGTAAGAAAATTTGTTCGCTAGGCCTGCGTATTCGTCAAGGCTGCTCTTTTCATGGACTGGCATTGAATATCGATATGGACCTCTCCCCTTTTTTACGTATCAACCCATGCGGTTACGCAGGGTTAG encodes the following:
- the dacA gene encoding D-alanyl-D-alanine carboxypeptidase DacA, with the translated sequence MNTQTPTRFIKRLTVGSLIALSITTFAHADDVNLKTMIPGVPDIDAEAYVLIDYNSGKVLAEKNADARRDPASLTKMMTSYVIGQAVKAGKIHQDDMVTVGQDAWATGNPVFKGSSLMFLKPGDRVPVSQLTRGIVLQSGNDACVAMADYVAGSQDAFVGLMNNYVKALGLQNTHFQTVHGLDADGQYSSARDMALIGQSLIRDVPEEYAVYREKEFTFNNIRQLNRNGLLWDTNLNVDGIKTGHTNAAGFNLVASATEGQMRLISAVMGGHTFKGRETESKKLLTWGFRFFETVAPLKAGKEFASEPVWFGDSDRVALGVEKDAYLTIPRGRMKDLKASYVLTNTELHAPLQKNQVVGNINFQLDGKTIEQRPLVVLNDVKEGNFFGRIVDYIKLMFHHWFG
- the ybeD gene encoding DUF493 family protein YbeD, producing MKTKLNELLEFPCSFTYKVMGLAQPELVDHVVEVVQRHAPGDYSPDVKPSSKGNYHSVSITITATHIEQVETLYEELGQIEIVRMVL
- the lipB gene encoding lipoyl(octanoyl) transferase LipB, whose translation is MYQDTIIIRQLGLRAWEPVSLAMHQFTHERDTSTPDELWLVEHPPLFTQGQAGKAEHLLMTGDIPVVQSDRGGQVTYHGPGQQVMYVMIDLKRRKLGVRQLVTAIEQTVINTLAWFSVTAYARPDAPGVYVDGKKICSLGLRIRQGCSFHGLALNIDMDLSPFLRINPCGYAGLEMTQLSALQPDVTVGDVQPVLIDSFVKLLNIQKVEYTNTPSGYIKTTG